In Oryzias latipes chromosome 15, ASM223467v1, the sequence GATGTAGCTAAGTCATTCATCTGCACTTCCTCAGAAGATGATGATGTGATAACGTCAACTCTGCTTCTTTCACTTAAAGATTGAGCAACGGCTAAGTATGTGCTGACTAAGTTTAACAGAGGCTGATATTCATCTCAATCTCTTCTTGTggtgtactttaaaaaaataaaacattagtaCGTTTTTGcttggaaatgtgaaaaaggtatatttcttaaagtttcaaataaaaagaaaagtaggaAGCAGACAGGAGCGTGCATGGGTAAAACTCACACAAGGTTCTAGGGTTTGCTGAAAGAGCTGATCATGTTAGAAGCAGCAGTATTCTTGGAAATGCTTTACAACCACTAACACGATAGTCTAACAAGCTCATATATGAGCGCCGAATCAGATCAGGGCGATTGTGTTCTGACCAAGGGATGAAATTACTCATCTGTTATGACCGCACACTTCCAGGAAATGATACAGAGAAACACTATTGCAGGAAAAAGATCGGTTAGGGCATTTTTGAACCAAAGTTTGACATTAACTGACCTGTGCAGCTCACTCTCATCGCTGGAAAGAAAAGCACCTTGTTCAAGGTCTGGAGTCAATGTTACCTCTGGCAGTACAGTGAGATACATTGTCAGTGTTATTTCACTGACTGCcttcttttctttatgtggCTTTTTAGATTCTAATTGTGTACAAAATGTGCAGAGAATTTTCTGAGCGAGGCCACACCTAAACACATTCAGGAAACTCATATCTTTCTGGCAGTTGGAGTGGGAAACAACCGGTTCTCCTACCTATTACTTTACAAGACATCTTTAAGTTTACACAGAATAAAAATCCTCTTCTTCAGGGGCCAAGCTGCTCCATAAAGTTCATATTCATATAATGTGGAAGTCACTTTTCTCTCAGCAGAGctatattgaaaaataaacaaaatgtccattgacatttttaccaaaacctaccttttgttttcaaaaatcctAGATTTACCCGACAAAACCCTCCATATAAAATGCTCCAAGCGTTTTCCTCTTGTCCAGTTTAGCTCCGATCCTCCCCAAAGTTTTCTCATTCTCTTTTTCCCTCCAAATTCCAAGGAAGGATGAAGCAGAGTGTCTGACCCTCAGAGCAGAGAAGTTTAAATACAGCCACCTTTCCACATCACCCATCATCCTCCCCTCCTCTGTTTTTCATACACTCCCTCCATACGGTAAGCTTGACAGTCACTTCCCAGTAAGAAGGAAGCAGTGGGAGTGAACAGCACGCCCCCTCACTGTGATTCAACACATAATAGTTTCTGAGGAAAACCATCTGACTTTGCCCTGCCCCTTGTTCCCATAAAGTAAGCAGGggaaaggctgttttttttactcgaGGCACCAGGAATTCCCCCTGAGGCCACAAACAGCTGTCGAGATGAGAGATGATGACGAATTGGGCACGCTGGAAGTTTGCCAAATGTTTTCTCAAACCGAAACCAATTTTGGGTTGATTTTCTAGATGTAAGACTGAAACAAAGTTTAGTAATACAGTACGATTACATCCTAAGCTATTGGAAATTCTGTGAGGAAATGCACAGTCATGTTTGAACCGCTGATAATGTTTCCTAATGGTGCTTCTGACGATTGTTGAATATTATCAGAGGAACAATGGTCTGCTCTGTTAATGTTGAGGTTGACTTTTCTTGATCATCCTTTGGGGATTCATTGCGCCatactaaaaaagaaagaagaaaaaaacaacaactcttaaaacaactttatttgacCTCCCATCAAGAGTTAAGTACCACTGAGGCATGACTGTGCTCATAACTACATGAGAACGTAGGACCAAAGGGGTAAAAGAGCAGTTTCTGTACACACAAGAAAGCTTCCCCAAATAGCTGCATTGTTAAGTGACCTGATTAAAGATTTCCTCATCCTCTTTTCCCTCCACAATTCAAGTACAACAAACTAGTCCGGACTTGATTCTTCCTCAGAAAAATCCCTGTTAGAAAAATTCAGTGCATTTCCTTGATCCAGAAGTGAAAGGGGAATCCACATcgagttaaaaaaataaccgTTTAGTTCCTGTCTGTGCCCCAATTCTAGTATTTACATCCTCCTGAATATATGTGGGgaatatttattttggaatgGAGCCTTTATAATGTTGTCATCATAGAATAAGAGGGACAGAGACTCCTCAGATTCTCACCACGTATGTTCACGGACCCCAGAATCTACTTTCATACTACTTCCTTAGGTAAGCAGGATAAGTTGCAATTGACATTTTGCGCTGGACTTCAGAAACAAGCCCGGCTTTCATGCTGCCGTTTGAAGACTGGGGAAAACACACGAAAAGGTCACTGAGCCCATTTCCTTTCTTACCTCCCCATGCGCTGAAAGACCTGTAACAGTCCCTTTCAACAGCACTTTGGTTCCAAACAGAGATGTTCAAATGTCGGTACAGGAAGTGAAAGATGGTGTACGCAATGAGATAACACAAAAGTAGATGACACTGCAAAATTTAATCGggaagttcctttttttttattccaaaatttcattttagaacaaactatttttatgtaaacagaAATGAGTAAATCCctgttaatctgttttttttaagcgcAGCACTACTACGTGTCTCTGGAGTCCTTCTTCTCCGTCCCATAAGCGATCCAGGGAGAAGACCTCCTTCTCTTTCACGAAGGTCTCAAACAGATGAAGTCCACCGCCAACACCAAAGTAGTGGGATTTAGTGGCGAGGTAGACCTGGCCATTTGATGCCAGCAGCTTCTGCAGGGCTTCGTGCAGAGCGGGGTAGTAGGCAGTGTTGTAGATGGTTTCTGAGGTGAAAATGATGTCAAACTTTGGCTGTGGTTCTTTCTTCAGAATCAACGGAAGAAATGTCTTCCAGTTCCCAGAGAAGAAGTGACACCTCCTCATTAATGTGTGTTGAGACATGTCTGTAGCTCTTTTCTTAGGAGGTGGTTTGAAAATTTCGTCTTCTTTTTCACAACCATGTTTATCTTGAATTTCTACTgttctcttcctgttgttgtCGCCCTCCCAGTCCCCTTCCTCATCTTCTTGGCAGTTTAGGATGACGTTTGGCACCGTCAGCTGTTCTATGACTGTACTGTTGTAATCTTGGAAGTGGACCTGGCTTGCTCCTCTCTTCAGAGCCAGTATTCCTAAAAGCCCAGCACCACAGCCCAAATCCAAAACGGTCTTGTCCCTGAAGGTTTCTCCATTCTTCTCGATCTGCTCCAGGAGGTCATATGTGCACTCCCACACCTTCAGGCCTCCTTCGTACACTCCTGAGATGAGATCGGAATTCTGCTCTTTGCTGCAGGACAGGATTTTCTCTGTGTCCTCTCGTTCTGAGACGGTTTTCTCAAAAACCGTCTCGTTGAGGAAGAGCAGAGAGGGAAGCGTTCCGACGGTAACCGTTTCGAAGACAGAATCGGTGAGAAGGAGCTGCGGGTTGGACGGTGGAAAGTGCTCTTTGGCCTCTTTTACTGAATCCTCCAGACTTGTATTGTCTTCAATCTGCAAACACAGAGCAGCAGGCATTGTCAGGGAACACATTCCTTTAGTTAAGAAGGTATCTGATGGCTACAGTTGATATATTACTTGGAAGTGAACAAGCTAAAACATTCACCGAACTTCCCGCTTTCTGGCAAAGCCACCATCACCTGAGGGCTAAATTACCATCAAAATCAGGAATGGAAAAAGCAGCGTTTGATGAACCACTCCTTTTAGGATTCTTCCTTAAAACTCTGACCTACATGATTCGATTTTTAGCGGTCTGAGCCATCCAGAGAAAAGATATGTGCTGTTAGAACTTATTGTTCACAAATGTGgcatcatttaaattaaaaatcgCGTTGTAACATCATCCTTTCATAGAAATCTAGTCACAATTTActggtattattattattttaatctcTGCAGTGGTTTTCTATTTGGAGCTTTGTGACTAATGAAGTTTCTGACTGCGTTCTCAACTTCCAACATATGACCATGTCAGTCATGGGATTTACTGTGCAACTTAAAAGACCATCTGCACGTCATGTGTGTCACTCCCACAGGAAGACGAAACTAAAGTTCTTTGTCTGTTGCATTACTGTCACTCAAAAGAAACTCATCTGATCCACCGTTGATACTGATGAACTCTAGTTTCACTATGACTATCCATCCTTAGGCAATTCTCACTACTTTTACCACACAACGAATGTATAAATCAAAGATTAGATTAATCAATACTTTCTTTTGGCAGAAGAGAGAAGTCGTTTAGTTAATTtaggaaataaaagcaaacaccaGCATACTGGAAACTTGGTCTAACTTAAAGTTTAAGtaccattagctgtcacacccctaagtgtgtgaaatttgttctctgcatgtGACGTAtttgggggagtggtgagcagcagacacagccgcgctcaggaaccatttggtggattaaccCCCCAATTCAACCCCTTAATGTTGCGTACCAAGCAGGGAGACATTGGGTCCCATTTATAGAGTCTCTTTAGAGAGGactccagtcacagggcggacactctaccacaaggccgcTGAACTACCGGTAGTTGTGTCACACTTCAACTATTTTGTAAGGTTAGCGAGCATGTAATGCACTGGCAACCTGCCCAGATTGTCTCCTAGCTTTGCACAATTATGGTTTAGAAAGTGTCAAGCAGATTTGAGTGAATAACAAAGGAACGAGACGACAGAGGGAATAAAACTAATTGCAGGCTAAAACGGTTTCAGTTTGTTCGTTTCATTGTTCCCTTCAGAAAAACGATTAACGATAGTCTGTTACATCTTAATTGTAATGTCTTAATTGGACAAAACTACAAATTGTTAATatagttaaaaaatacaatggCGATTCATAAAATCTATCAGTTTTAATTGTTGTAGTTGTTAGTTTAAACATGTGTTTACTTAAGCtaacttagattttttttttgattaatgcctccaacagatcagtgcgtggatgcagaacaactttctccagctaaactcaaacaagaccgaagttattatttttggcccacagaaacaaagagaaagagtcagtagctaccttcattctctgtctcttaaaccctcaaatcaagtcagaaacctaggggtaatcatggactctgacctgaactttaacagccatatcaagtcagtaacatcagcggcattttaccatctgaaaaacattgccaaaatcaaaaacatagtgtcaaaaccagacctggagatacttatccatgcatttgtctccagtaggttagactactgtaacggcctgctcaccggcctctccaaacgagctgtaaaacagcttcagtacatccagaatgctgc encodes:
- the mettl18 gene encoding histidine protein methyltransferase 1 homolog; this encodes MSFCFNFNVPGDPAASVDFDEKELQEEKTSGKAEHIEDNTSLEDSVKEAKEHFPPSNPQLLLTDSVFETVTVGTLPSLLFLNETVFEKTVSEREDTEKILSCSKEQNSDLISGVYEGGLKVWECTYDLLEQIEKNGETFRDKTVLDLGCGAGLLGILALKRGASQVHFQDYNSTVIEQLTVPNVILNCQEDEEGDWEGDNNRKRTVEIQDKHGCEKEDEIFKPPPKKRATDMSQHTLMRRCHFFSGNWKTFLPLILKKEPQPKFDIIFTSETIYNTAYYPALHEALQKLLASNGQVYLATKSHYFGVGGGLHLFETFVKEKEVFSLDRLWDGEEGLQRHVVVLRLKKTD